The Pseudomonas sp. MPC6 nucleotide sequence GGCCCGACTCAGGAACCGGCTGCCGAAGGCATAGGTGTCGACGTCCAGGCGCAGGGTGCCGAGGGATTCGGACGGTAAATGGTCCAGGTACAGGCGGTCTTCGAAGTGCCGGTTGGCGCCAAACAGGAAGTCGCTGATCACCCGATAACCGCTTTGCGAGCCCGGGCGCTTGACTTTGGCCAACACCGTACCGTTGTTGTCGGTCAATTGCGCGCCGATGATGGCGGGCGAGCGCAACAGGCCCAGGGTCAGTTCCTGGGCGAGTTCGGCGTCGATGTTGTAGGCGATGCGCGAAGCGGGGTTATGACTGATTTCCAGCAATGACAGGATTTCGCGGTTGATGGAGGCATCTTCGCTGGCATAATCGATGCTTATTTGCAGCAAGCTGAGCAGCGTACCCAGAATGAAGCCGACCAGTACGGTCAGCCGGGCTTGTTTATAGGACAGGCGGTTAGTGAACTTGATATCCATGGGGTGTTGAACCACTTCCGTTTCCCTTCGCTGCTCAAGCATAGTCGATCATGCATGGATCCCGATGTCCCCGCACGCCCCTTGTTCAAGGGCTGAAAAGGTCATCGTACGCTGTGTTGGATTGCTGTAACGCATCATTACCGTGAACGTGCCCGAGGAGAAGACGTGGATTCCCGATTGAATGCTTTTCTTGAACGCGCCGATGCCGTGCTGGCCCGTATCGAACCGCTGCTGCCCACCCCCCGGCAAGCCATCGACTGGACGCACTGCCTGGCCGCACGCTGGCATCGCGAAGGGCGCAGCGGTTTTCTGTTGCCGCTGCAAGTCAGTCTCGACATGCGTTTGTCCGACTTGATCGGCGTCGATCGGCAAGTGGAACAGTTGGGGCGCAATACCCAACAGTTCCTCGACGGCATGCCGGCCAACCACGCCTTGCTCTGGGGCTCGCGCGGTACAGGCAAATCGTCCCTGGTGCGCGCCTTGCTGGCCGAACACGCCCAGGCGGGGTTGCGGCTGATCGAGATCGAACGCGATCACCTGGCGGACTTGCCACGCGTAGTCGAACAGATTGGCAAATTGCCCCAGCGCTTCGTGCTGTTCTGCGATGACCTGTCGTTCGAGTCGGGCGAAGGCGACTATCGCGTGCTCAAGAGCGTGCTCGACGGTTCTCTCGAACAGGCGCCGGATAACGTTTTACTCTACGCGACCTCCAATCGTCGGCACCTGGTTCCGGAAAAGGAAAGCGATAACGAAAACTGGAAAAGGGTCGACGGCGAACTCCATCCCAGCGAGGCGGTGGAAGACAAGATTGCCCTGTCGGACCGTTTTGGCCTGTGGCTGTCGTTCTATCCGTTTACCCAGGAACACTTCCTCAACGTCGTCGAGCACTGGATCGGTCAACTGGCCGACAAGGCCGGCCTCAAGTGGCAGCGTGATGCAGAACTGGACATCCTCGCCGTGCGCTGGGCGACGGGGCGGGGCAATCGCAACGGACGATGCGCCTATCAATTTGCCCGCTATTGGGTCGGGCTCAAGCTGTTGGAGCGCAAGGCATGATCGATTTGCAAAAGAGCGGCCAGGGCCTCGAAGGCTACGGCATGCTGTGGGCACAGCTGGAGTCATTGCTGGCGGATGAGCGGGATTTCATTGCCAACGCCGCGCAGTTTTCGGCATTCCTGTACAACCAGCTCGATGATTTGAACTGGGCCGGTTTTTACCTCAATCGCAATGAAGAGCTGGTACTGGGTCCGTTTCAAGGCCAGATCGCCTGCGTGCGAATTCCGTTCGGTCGCGGTGTGTGCGGGACTGCGGCGGCGACCTTGCACACCCAATTGGTCGAAGACGTGCACGCGTTCCCGGGGCATATCGCCTGCGACAGCGCGTCCAACAGCGAGCTGGTCGTGCCGCTGGTCAAAAACGGCCGATTGATCGGCGTATTGGACCTCGACAGCCCGAAGCTCGCGCGGTTTACCGCTGAAGATCAAGCCGGTATCGAACACCTGGCGGCGATTTTCCTGCGCCTGACTGACTGCTGATCATGCAGGGTTAAGCCTCTTTCATTTTGCTGTCGTCGTTTTGTCGAAGTTGCTGTTGCAGCGCCTGCTCCAATTCGAGCATGGCGCTCCCTACGGCTTCGCTGCATTCGGTGACGTTGGCGCGATGGAACACTTCATGGCAGGCGCTCTCCAGCGCCTCACAGCTGTCGATCAAGCGGGCGGCCTGGACAATGCGGGCCGCGCCCTTGATTTTGTGGGCCATATCGAGGAATGACTGCCGCTCCCCGGATGGGGTCAATGCCAGCAGCGCTTGTCGGTCCGACCGGTTGCTGTTGAACAGTTCGACCAACAGTCGCTGTTCCAGAACCGGGTTACCCCCCGTCAACTGGTGCAGCCCTTTCAGGCTGAAGGCCGGATCGCGCACGATGGGCTCGATACCGTCAACCCATTGGCTCAACGCTGACAGCGTCAGGGGTTTGAACAGGCAGTCGTCCATGCCGGCTTGTTTGCAGCGCTGTATTTCTTCCGGCTGTGCGTTGGCAGTGAACCCCAGAATGGTGCAGGGAGGGCGTGGCGTTTGTGGTTCCTGTCGGCGAATGGCGCGGGCCAATTCGTAGCCATTCATGATCGGCATGTTGCAATCGACAATCACCAGATCGAACGTCTGCGCTTGCCACGCCTCGAATCCTGCCTCGCCATCCGCTGCGACGCTGAATCGATGCCCCAGAAACTCAAGCTGCTGGCACATGAGCAAGCGATTGGCCGGGTGATCGTCCACCACCAGAACGTTCAGGGGCGACCTTGTGGCATGGATGGGCGCTTCAACAGCCTCGGGAAGCTGCTCGTATGGCAGCGTTGCCAGGCACAGCGAAACCTGGACCTGAGTGCCGATACCCGGCTGGCTGCTCAATTGCAGGCTGCCGCCCATCATCTCGCACAGACTGCGACTGATCACCAGGCCCAGCCCTGCGCCCCCCCTGCTTGACTGTTCACAATGATCGGCTTGAGCGAAAGGTTCGAATAACCGTTGCCGATCCTGTTCGCTGATGCCGATGCCACTGTCCTGAACGTGTAACAACATCCGGATGCGTTCCGGCTCGTCGGTGGGTTGCAGGACAACGCTGATCCTGACCTGGCCAAGCTCTGTGAACTTGATGGCGTTGCTGATCAGGTTGGACAACACCTGCTTGAAGCGCAACGGGTCCAATACGATATCGAGCCGCGGATTGTCGGGGTGAAATTCCAACAGCAGTTCAAGATTTTTCTGACGCGCCAGCCCTTCGAAAATCCGTATCACCGAGGTCACGATCTCACGCGGGTTGACGCGTTCCGGGCTCAGGCTCAGGCGGCCGGACTCGATCCGCGCGATATCGAGAATGTCTCCGATCAGCTCGAGCAA carries:
- a CDS encoding ATP-binding protein, translating into MDSRLNAFLERADAVLARIEPLLPTPRQAIDWTHCLAARWHREGRSGFLLPLQVSLDMRLSDLIGVDRQVEQLGRNTQQFLDGMPANHALLWGSRGTGKSSLVRALLAEHAQAGLRLIEIERDHLADLPRVVEQIGKLPQRFVLFCDDLSFESGEGDYRVLKSVLDGSLEQAPDNVLLYATSNRRHLVPEKESDNENWKRVDGELHPSEAVEDKIALSDRFGLWLSFYPFTQEHFLNVVEHWIGQLADKAGLKWQRDAELDILAVRWATGRGNRNGRCAYQFARYWVGLKLLERKA
- a CDS encoding GAF domain-containing protein; this translates as MIDLQKSGQGLEGYGMLWAQLESLLADERDFIANAAQFSAFLYNQLDDLNWAGFYLNRNEELVLGPFQGQIACVRIPFGRGVCGTAAATLHTQLVEDVHAFPGHIACDSASNSELVVPLVKNGRLIGVLDLDSPKLARFTAEDQAGIEHLAAIFLRLTDC